One Porphyromonas pogonae genomic region harbors:
- a CDS encoding DUF4134 domain-containing protein, whose amino-acid sequence MTKKKIHLVFIMATLSAANLFAQGDGSAGINEATKMITGYFDPATKLIYAIGAVVGLIGGVKVYGKFSAGDPDTSKTAASWFGACVFLIVAATILRSFFL is encoded by the coding sequence ATGACAAAAAAGAAAATTCATCTTGTGTTCATTATGGCGACACTCTCTGCTGCCAACCTTTTTGCTCAGGGCGACGGCTCTGCCGGAATTAACGAAGCCACTAAAATGATAACTGGTTATTTCGACCCTGCCACCAAATTGATTTATGCCATTGGTGCAGTAGTAGGACTTATCGGCGGAGTAAAAGTGTACGGAAAATTCTCAGCCGGCGACCCCGATACGAGCAAAACGGCAGCATCGTGGTTCGGAGCTTGTGTGTTCCTGATTGTAGCAGCTACCATTTTACGTTCATTCTTTTTGTAA
- a CDS encoding DUF3408 domain-containing protein, translating to MPTIEEQRNKAIAEQIRKMAGMEPEETSQSNTVIPKQKTEKPKEKAQEIVSQIVDFETYTETFLNPCIIENRVSFSLNRETLDVYRHILHDLRSKTTLSAYIENVLREHLSRHKDTIGKGIEKNRRKPIIP from the coding sequence ATGCCTACAATCGAAGAACAACGTAACAAAGCCATTGCCGAACAAATCCGCAAAATGGCAGGAATGGAACCGGAAGAAACATCCCAATCAAACACCGTTATTCCGAAACAGAAAACGGAAAAACCGAAAGAGAAAGCCCAAGAAATAGTTTCACAAATTGTAGATTTTGAAACCTATACGGAAACATTTCTTAATCCCTGCATAATTGAAAATCGTGTATCTTTTTCGTTAAATAGAGAAACACTCGACGTGTATCGCCATATCCTGCACGATTTGCGTAGTAAAACCACGCTTTCTGCCTACATAGAAAATGTTTTGCGGGAACATCTATCCCGACACAAGGATACCATCGGCAAAGGCATCGAGAAAAACAGACGAAAACCCATTATCCCATAA
- a CDS encoding ParA family protein codes for MQKQKNEQKHKPVYVGFGSLKGGVGKSSIAEILASYLYYEKKINLFVVDCDFSQYSFFNMRERDKQTVQNGNSALLERMKKHFESFGKPAYRILKSTSERALQDAESFLAKHSAEKFDYVFFDLPGRADDTALVGLTVDMDYVISPIEPDPQSLVACMTYALAVRDLGVSLTSSKIRQIYMLWNKIDKRVNPAVIEFYDQEIARQELGILDSRLPRSSRFKKELTPDNRDVFRSTYLPPDKKLLAGSNIEELAEEIIRKLTL; via the coding sequence ATGCAAAAACAAAAGAATGAACAAAAGCACAAACCTGTTTACGTCGGTTTCGGTTCGCTGAAAGGTGGCGTGGGTAAAAGTAGCATTGCCGAAATTTTGGCAAGCTACCTGTATTACGAGAAAAAAATCAATCTGTTTGTCGTTGATTGCGATTTTTCGCAATACAGTTTTTTCAATATGCGGGAAAGAGACAAACAGACCGTTCAAAATGGCAATTCCGCACTGTTGGAGCGAATGAAAAAACATTTTGAGAGTTTTGGCAAACCTGCCTATCGTATTCTAAAAAGTACGTCTGAAAGAGCTTTGCAAGATGCCGAAAGCTTTTTGGCAAAGCATTCTGCTGAGAAGTTCGACTACGTCTTTTTCGATTTGCCCGGCAGAGCCGACGATACGGCATTGGTTGGATTAACAGTAGATATGGATTACGTAATTTCGCCCATAGAACCCGATCCGCAATCGCTTGTAGCTTGTATGACTTACGCTCTTGCCGTGCGTGATTTAGGTGTTTCACTGACAAGCAGTAAAATCCGTCAGATTTATATGCTTTGGAACAAAATCGACAAACGGGTCAATCCTGCCGTTATCGAGTTTTACGACCAAGAGATAGCCCGTCAGGAGTTGGGTATTCTCGACAGTCGGTTACCCCGCTCATCCCGTTTCAAAAAAGAGTTGACACCCGACAATCGGGATGTGTTCCGTTCCACCTACCTGCCACCCGATAAAAAGCTGCTCGCAGGAAGCAATATCGAAGAGCTTGCCGAAGAAATAATTAGAAAACTAACATTATAA
- a CDS encoding plasmid mobilization protein, whose product MMKKQEIENSTSFRYYLRLNERDNARFLDLFERSGAKSKSDFIRHRIFQTPFRVISHDASAVDFYVRLTHINAQMRKIGVLYNQAVRSINVYHSINTARVLLAKLETYQEKTTSLLEESIRLTEEFSVKWLPK is encoded by the coding sequence ATGATGAAAAAGCAAGAGATTGAAAACAGTACATCGTTTCGCTATTATCTGCGATTGAACGAAAGGGATAATGCCCGATTTCTCGACCTGTTCGAGCGGTCAGGTGCGAAAAGCAAGTCGGATTTTATCCGTCATCGGATATTTCAAACGCCTTTTCGAGTAATTTCTCACGATGCTTCCGCCGTAGATTTTTACGTGCGATTAACCCATATCAACGCTCAAATGCGTAAAATAGGCGTGCTGTATAATCAGGCTGTCCGCTCGATTAATGTTTATCATTCGATAAATACCGCTCGTGTTTTATTGGCAAAATTGGAAACCTATCAAGAGAAAACTACATCGCTTTTGGAAGAGAGCATCCGTTTAACCGAAGAATTTAGTGTGAAATGGTTGCCGAAATAA
- the mobB gene encoding conjugal transfer protein MobB: MVAEITAPISLKNVLGYNFAKVKAGTASVILTSLLSVDENGKTDLFRALADMENRLPSGIRTKKPVFHCSINPHPNDVLTDQQLQNIASEYMERMGYGNQPFIVFKHNDIAREHIHIVSLRVDSFGKKLPHAFEGRRSKKITDDLELKYGLIPSESRKKPQKDIAVKEIKSADINNGNVREQISDVVRAVLKRYAFQSLGEMNLILSRYNISVEEVRKEYKGKQYDGLVYAITDKDGNKLMSPLHASKIGRGTGFSAVSRHFEKSKAVIKEKAPLFRNAIIETMKNSPDKEQFLTTMKVHGIDVVFRQNEEGRIYGVTFLSDSLGMVANGSRLGKGYSANVFNDYFTNGKNPFLDYSIQEIDTVKQINTEKELSANQAIEEELFYEEFSENSDLPITVHGIDYKELAFQRKLRNKYGKLKINRKRRKL, from the coding sequence ATGGTTGCCGAAATAACTGCTCCGATTAGCCTGAAAAATGTATTGGGATACAACTTCGCCAAGGTAAAAGCGGGAACGGCTTCGGTTATTCTTACTTCGCTTTTGAGCGTGGACGAGAACGGCAAAACAGACTTGTTTCGTGCATTGGCAGATATGGAAAACCGTTTGCCGTCGGGTATTCGCACCAAAAAGCCTGTATTTCATTGCTCAATTAATCCGCATCCGAATGATGTATTGACAGACCAACAATTACAAAATATCGCTTCGGAATATATGGAACGAATGGGTTATGGAAATCAGCCTTTTATCGTATTTAAGCACAACGATATTGCTCGTGAGCATATTCATATTGTATCGCTTCGGGTAGATAGTTTCGGAAAAAAACTCCCACACGCTTTTGAAGGTAGACGAAGCAAGAAAATAACCGATGATTTGGAACTGAAATACGGTTTAATACCGAGCGAAAGTCGTAAAAAACCGCAAAAAGATATTGCCGTAAAGGAAATTAAATCGGCAGATATAAATAATGGGAATGTTCGTGAACAGATTTCCGATGTGGTTCGGGCTGTACTGAAACGATACGCTTTTCAGTCGCTCGGCGAGATGAATTTGATTTTATCCCGATACAATATTTCCGTAGAAGAAGTACGAAAGGAATACAAAGGTAAACAGTACGACGGTTTGGTCTATGCCATAACCGACAAAGACGGGAATAAATTGATGTCGCCTTTGCACGCGAGTAAAATCGGTCGTGGAACCGGATTTAGTGCTGTTTCACGTCATTTTGAAAAATCGAAAGCGGTTATCAAAGAGAAAGCTCCTTTGTTTCGCAATGCGATTATTGAAACAATGAAAAATTCGCCTGATAAAGAGCAATTTTTGACTACAATGAAGGTTCACGGTATTGATGTGGTTTTTCGTCAAAACGAAGAAGGACGAATTTACGGTGTTACGTTTCTTTCGGATAGTTTGGGTATGGTCGCCAATGGTTCACGATTGGGCAAAGGCTATTCGGCTAACGTGTTTAACGACTATTTTACAAACGGAAAAAATCCGTTTTTAGACTATTCTATACAAGAGATTGATACAGTGAAACAAATCAATACAGAAAAAGAACTTTCTGCGAATCAAGCAATCGAAGAAGAACTATTTTACGAAGAGTTTTCCGAAAACAGTGATTTGCCAATTACCGTTCACGGTATCGATTACAAAGAGTTGGCTTTTCAACGTAAGTTGAGAAACAAATACGGAAAACTGAAAATCAACAGAAAAAGAAGAAAACTATAA